The following proteins come from a genomic window of Geminicoccaceae bacterium SCSIO 64248:
- a CDS encoding sulfotransferase domain-containing protein yields the protein MIAILLKKAYREAVRLCTFWLPRERQIAIERRIRGQEEYKKLRQADLVIVSFGKSGRTWLRVMMSRFYQLRYGLKERHLIGFDNLHRMNPAIPRIHFTHDNYIKDYTGNADSKKDFYDRKVVLMVRDPRDVAVSQYHQWKFRMRPSKKDLNDYPNHDADISLHDFVSHPSGITKVIDFMNLWAKERPNLSDLLIVRYEDLRRDTAHELDRVLRFAGSEPTPAELEESVAFAAIDRMRDMETRKVFWLSGSRLVAKDKSNPNSFKVRRAKVGGYRDDFEPEQLRAMDDQVDRELASGFGYRSDEADSYQRDKTAASA from the coding sequence ATGATCGCCATATTGCTTAAGAAGGCTTATCGCGAGGCCGTGCGCCTCTGTACCTTCTGGCTGCCGCGCGAGCGCCAGATCGCGATCGAGCGGCGCATCCGCGGGCAGGAGGAGTACAAGAAGCTCCGCCAGGCCGACCTGGTCATCGTGTCCTTCGGCAAGAGCGGCCGGACGTGGCTGCGCGTGATGATGTCGCGGTTCTATCAGCTGCGCTACGGCCTGAAGGAGCGGCATCTCATCGGTTTCGACAACCTGCACCGCATGAACCCGGCGATCCCGCGGATCCACTTCACGCACGACAACTACATCAAGGACTATACCGGCAACGCCGACAGCAAGAAGGACTTCTACGACCGCAAGGTCGTCCTCATGGTCCGCGATCCGCGCGACGTCGCCGTGTCGCAGTACCACCAGTGGAAGTTCCGGATGCGGCCGTCGAAGAAGGACCTCAACGACTACCCCAATCACGACGCGGACATCTCGCTCCACGACTTCGTCAGCCACCCGTCCGGCATCACCAAGGTGATCGACTTCATGAACCTCTGGGCGAAGGAGCGGCCGAACCTGTCCGACCTGCTGATCGTCCGCTACGAGGACTTGCGTCGCGACACCGCGCACGAACTGGATCGCGTCCTGCGCTTCGCCGGCAGCGAGCCGACGCCGGCCGAGTTGGAGGAGTCGGTGGCCTTCGCGGCGATCGACCGCATGCGCGACATGGAGACACGCAAGGTCTTCTGGCTGAGCGGCAGCCGGCTGGTCGCGAAGGACAAGAGCAACCCGAACTCGTTCAAGGTCCGGCGCGCCAAGGTCGGCGGCTATCGCGACGATTTCGAGCCGGAGCAGCTTCGCGCGATGGACGATCAAGTCGACCGGGAACTCGCCTCCGGCTTCGGCTATCGCAGCGACGAAGCCGACTCCTACCAGCGGGACAAGACAGCCGCGTCGGCTTGA